From Cotesia glomerata isolate CgM1 linkage group LG2, MPM_Cglom_v2.3, whole genome shotgun sequence, a single genomic window includes:
- the LOC123258870 gene encoding uncharacterized protein LOC123258870 isoform X1, giving the protein MPKTNAEMCRQYRRKKNEIKMKKNSAKSSTERSREFRARKKQLLNNQNRCSDISVNVTDVINDHSQQQNSVPTGYNLVNNDYNPPVDVQPEIPYSRFRRNKFAHKEFNDKFLNNMFGHKCSVCDRLWFKLDLKSPRAEDEQLLRVIVENYNTVEDILLCNTCYQAIGRKVIPIMSTYNGFKYEKIPEVLPPLDLISERLVSPRVPFMQIRRLRHVHGQYGIYGQIINVPVEVNNMVKLLPRNVDDDYCINVHIKRKIIHRSSYLMGLVNKRTIRAWLQYLLQTPLYLFYDIKIDESFFNNNSNNEIDLEEMSEDIPVEESLTAQQKTLLWNEDMYLRIAPGEYNIPKSIIFDEHAEELSFPSIYLGHFRKFREGVNATPFAIATSELRRSDRRGVTPHHLLYLAMKIMRLRVRDSLTIAFKHVGKNTNITRQQVESADYINNCIESNLAFLRSIPNSVWYWSDRKRDLFAMIRQLGKPTMFLTLSANEIGWTNLIQLLYKLKNNGTEISAEQAASLDYISKTTLVNEDAVTCAIYFNKIVNILITILQSKKNSPFGNYYVVDYFKRIEFQHRGSPHAHILLWLNDAPSDPLGTNYQDTVMMIDQLISISSSEASGHIRLQSHKHTFTCYKKYMPINLRNADLMLHLCHVNPLQY; this is encoded by the exons atgccGAAAACTAATGCCGAAATGTGTCGTCAATATCGacgcaaaaaaaatgaaattaaaatgaaaaaaaattcagcaaaAAGTTCAACAGAACGTAGTCGCGAGTTTCGTGCacgtaaaaaacaattattgaaCAATCAAAATAGATGTTCAGATATAAGTGTCAATGTGACTGATGTAATAAATG aCCACTCTCAGCAACAAAATAGTGTTCCAACGGGatataatttagtaaataatgatt ataacCCTCCAGTAGATGTACAGCCAGAAATTCCATACTCACGGTTTCGTCGAAATAAGTTTgctcataaagaatttaacgacaagtttttaaacaatatgTTTGGTCATAAGTGCTCCGTTTGTGATCGATTGTGGTTTAAGTTAGATTTAAAATCACCACGTGCTGAAGATGAACAATTATTAAGGGTAATAgttgaaaattacaatacagTTGAAGATATTTTACTGTGCAACACGTGTTACCAAGCAATTGGGAGGAAAGTGATTCCTATAATGTCTACTTATAACggttttaaatatgaaaaaatacctGAGGTTTTACCACCGCTTGACTTAATTTCGGAAAGACTTGTCTCACCACGAGTTCCATTTATGCAAATTCGACGGTTACGACATGTTCATGGGCAATATGGAATTTATGGACAAATCATTAATGTACCAGTCGAGGTAAACAATATGGTAAAACTCTTACCCCGTAATGTCGATGATGATTACTGTATTAACGTAcacattaaaagaaaaataatacatagATCAAGCTATTTAATGGGACTAGTTAATAAAAGGACAATTCGTGCATGGCTTCAGTATTTGCTTCAAACtccactttatttattttacgatattaaaattgatgaaagcttcttcaacaataatagtaataatgaaATCGATCTAGAAGAAATGAGTGAAGATATACCGGTCGAAGAGAGTCTAACAGCACAACAGAAAACTCTACTTTGGAATGAAGATATGTATTTACGGATCGCTCCTGGAGAATATAATATTCccaaaagtataatttttgatgaacATGCCGAAGAACTTTCTTTCCCATCGATTTATTTGGGTCATTTCCGAAAATTCAGAGAGGGAGTAAATGCAACACCGTTCGCAATAGCAACTAGCGAATTACGAAGATCAGATCGGCGTGGAGTTACTCCACATCATTTATTATATCTAGCAATGAAAATTATGAGGTTAAGAGTTCGTGACTCGCTTACGATTGCATTTAAACATGTGggaaaaaatactaatattaCACGGCAGCAAGTTGAGTCAGCTGACtacattaataattgtatCGAAAGTAATTTAGCTTTTCTGCGCTCAATACCAAATTCAGTATGGTATTGGAGCGATCGAAAAAGAGATCTTTTTGCGATGATTCGGCAACTAGGAAAACCTACGATGTTTCTTACTTTGAGTGCCAATGAAATCGGATGGACcaatttaatacaattattgtacaaattaaaaaataacggtACTGAAATTTCAGCTGAACAAGCTGCGTCACTGGATTACATATCTAAGACTACACTAGTGAATGAAGATGCTGTGACCTGTGCtatctattttaataaaatagtcaATATATTGATAACTATTCTCCAATCAAAGAAGAACAGCCCATTTGGAAATTATTATGTTGTCGACTATTTTAAACGAATTGAATTTCAGCATCGTGGTAGTCCTCATGCACATATTTTATTGTGGCTGAATGACGCTCCATCAGATCCTCTTGGTACAAACTATCAAGATACTGTAATGATGATTGATCAATTGATATCAATTTCTTCATCAGAAGCTTCTGGACATATTCGCTTGCAAAGTCACAAACATACCTTTACCTGTTATAAAAAGTACATGCCAATCAACCTCAGAAATGCCGATTTGATGCTCCATTTATGCCATGTAAATCCACTACAATATTAA
- the LOC123258870 gene encoding uncharacterized protein LOC123258870 isoform X2, giving the protein MFGHKCSVCDRLWFKLDLKSPRAEDEQLLRVIVENYNTVEDILLCNTCYQAIGRKVIPIMSTYNGFKYEKIPEVLPPLDLISERLVSPRVPFMQIRRLRHVHGQYGIYGQIINVPVEVNNMVKLLPRNVDDDYCINVHIKRKIIHRSSYLMGLVNKRTIRAWLQYLLQTPLYLFYDIKIDESFFNNNSNNEIDLEEMSEDIPVEESLTAQQKTLLWNEDMYLRIAPGEYNIPKSIIFDEHAEELSFPSIYLGHFRKFREGVNATPFAIATSELRRSDRRGVTPHHLLYLAMKIMRLRVRDSLTIAFKHVGKNTNITRQQVESADYINNCIESNLAFLRSIPNSVWYWSDRKRDLFAMIRQLGKPTMFLTLSANEIGWTNLIQLLYKLKNNGTEISAEQAASLDYISKTTLVNEDAVTCAIYFNKIVNILITILQSKKNSPFGNYYVVDYFKRIEFQHRGSPHAHILLWLNDAPSDPLGTNYQDTVMMIDQLISISSSEASGHIRLQSHKHTFTCYKKYMPINLRNADLMLHLCHVNPLQY; this is encoded by the coding sequence atgTTTGGTCATAAGTGCTCCGTTTGTGATCGATTGTGGTTTAAGTTAGATTTAAAATCACCACGTGCTGAAGATGAACAATTATTAAGGGTAATAgttgaaaattacaatacagTTGAAGATATTTTACTGTGCAACACGTGTTACCAAGCAATTGGGAGGAAAGTGATTCCTATAATGTCTACTTATAACggttttaaatatgaaaaaatacctGAGGTTTTACCACCGCTTGACTTAATTTCGGAAAGACTTGTCTCACCACGAGTTCCATTTATGCAAATTCGACGGTTACGACATGTTCATGGGCAATATGGAATTTATGGACAAATCATTAATGTACCAGTCGAGGTAAACAATATGGTAAAACTCTTACCCCGTAATGTCGATGATGATTACTGTATTAACGTAcacattaaaagaaaaataatacatagATCAAGCTATTTAATGGGACTAGTTAATAAAAGGACAATTCGTGCATGGCTTCAGTATTTGCTTCAAACtccactttatttattttacgatattaaaattgatgaaagcttcttcaacaataatagtaataatgaaATCGATCTAGAAGAAATGAGTGAAGATATACCGGTCGAAGAGAGTCTAACAGCACAACAGAAAACTCTACTTTGGAATGAAGATATGTATTTACGGATCGCTCCTGGAGAATATAATATTCccaaaagtataatttttgatgaacATGCCGAAGAACTTTCTTTCCCATCGATTTATTTGGGTCATTTCCGAAAATTCAGAGAGGGAGTAAATGCAACACCGTTCGCAATAGCAACTAGCGAATTACGAAGATCAGATCGGCGTGGAGTTACTCCACATCATTTATTATATCTAGCAATGAAAATTATGAGGTTAAGAGTTCGTGACTCGCTTACGATTGCATTTAAACATGTGggaaaaaatactaatattaCACGGCAGCAAGTTGAGTCAGCTGACtacattaataattgtatCGAAAGTAATTTAGCTTTTCTGCGCTCAATACCAAATTCAGTATGGTATTGGAGCGATCGAAAAAGAGATCTTTTTGCGATGATTCGGCAACTAGGAAAACCTACGATGTTTCTTACTTTGAGTGCCAATGAAATCGGATGGACcaatttaatacaattattgtacaaattaaaaaataacggtACTGAAATTTCAGCTGAACAAGCTGCGTCACTGGATTACATATCTAAGACTACACTAGTGAATGAAGATGCTGTGACCTGTGCtatctattttaataaaatagtcaATATATTGATAACTATTCTCCAATCAAAGAAGAACAGCCCATTTGGAAATTATTATGTTGTCGACTATTTTAAACGAATTGAATTTCAGCATCGTGGTAGTCCTCATGCACATATTTTATTGTGGCTGAATGACGCTCCATCAGATCCTCTTGGTACAAACTATCAAGATACTGTAATGATGATTGATCAATTGATATCAATTTCTTCATCAGAAGCTTCTGGACATATTCGCTTGCAAAGTCACAAACATACCTTTACCTGTTATAAAAAGTACATGCCAATCAACCTCAGAAATGCCGATTTGATGCTCCATTTATGCCATGTAAATCCACTACAATATTAA
- the LOC123258879 gene encoding ATP-dependent DNA helicase pfh1-like → MIGAELLSQIDSRLKQITGNFEVHFGGLDIILIGDLRQLPPVRATPIYKQIKRQIAGFATILTKIGNGQLLDQEELDLIESRIYSEEEAERLCPDGIRLFFNNHSVAEYNNKILNSIEEKVNSEATDIYIGCRNVEQQTSMRQKLHKMSTIDTGGLPYQITLVLNKPYMITTNIDVSDGLANGATGKLIFIEYNDKGEIGRLWLEFPESPKIGEKLRRKAAASIQKNNLHPLAVPIDRRTSSIPLVPNKTVIVKRNHFPLVSACAMTIHKSQGATFGEIVYEYDKSHVQQLLYVALSRVTSINGLYLVSKK, encoded by the exons ATGATTGGAGCCGAGTTGTTGTCCCAAATAGATTCAAGGTTAAAGCAAATCACCGGTAATTTTGAAGTCCATTTTGGTggattagatataattttgattGGTGATCTACGTCAACTACCGCCAGTTCGTGCTACCCCaatttacaaacaaataaaacgACAAATAGCAGG TTTTGcaacaatattaacaaaaattggtAATGGACAGTTGTTAGATCAGGAAGAGCTAGATTTAATTGAGTCACGGATTTACTCTGAAGAAGAAGCTGAGAGACTTTGTCCAGACGGTATacgattgttttttaataatcattcaGTTGCTGaatacaacaataaaattttgaattctataGAAGAAAAAGTGAATTCAGAGGCAACTGATATATATATTGGATGTAGAAATGTTGAACAGCAAACTTCTATGCgtcaaaaattacataaaatgtCAACTATTGATACAGGAGGTTTGCCATATCAAATTACATTGGTTTTGAACAAACCATACATGATAACAACTAACATCGATGTATCAGATGGATTAGCAAATGGTGCGAcgggaaaattaattttcattgaatataATGACAAAGGAGAGATAGGTCGTTTATGGCTAGAATTTCCAGAATCTCCAAAAATCGGAGAAAAATTGAGAAGAAAGGCAGCGGcatcaattcaaaaaaataatcttcatCCACTGGCAGTACCAATAGATCGCAGAACATCATCTATACCACTAGTACCTAATAAAACCGTTATTGTAAAACGTAATCATTTCCCATTAGTCTCTGCATGTGCAATGACGATTCACAAGTCCCAGGGAGCTACTTTTGGTGAGATTGTATATGAATATGATAAATCACACGTTCAACAACTCCTGTACGTCGCATTATCACGAGTTACATCAATAAACGGCTTATATCTCGTTTCaaagaaatga
- the LOC123258888 gene encoding uncharacterized protein LOC123258888, whose protein sequence is MFIIAPVLSAVGIKIEDTTLSYRSIQRARMVQRKDIAQGLKDNFKTHDKYVVHWDGKMLNDLIESKSVERLPVLLTAYGTEQLLGVPKMNSGTAVNQTSAISSTLSEWGIIKYVKAMCFDTTAVNTGIHNGTCKEIERILGRELIWLSCRHHIFEIVLRGAFEVFWPVSSGPNVQMFGRFKKFWDDIDITNYKSGVEDAVVADIISNKKDEISSFITKSLQV, encoded by the exons ATGTTCATTATTGCTCCGGTTTTATCAGCTGTTggtataaaaattgaagatacAACGCTCAGCTATAGGTCCATCCAACGAGCTCGTATGGTTCAAAGAAAAGACATTGCTCAAGGATTaaaagacaattttaaaacacacgATAAATACGTAGTGCATTGGGATGGTAAAATGCTGAATGATCTAATTGAATCCAAATCTGTGGAACGACTACCGGTTCTTTTAACTGCGTATGGTACTGAACAATTACTTGGAGttccaaaaatgaattctGGGACGGCAGTTAATCAAACATCCGCCATTTCATCAACATTGAGTGAATGGGGTATTATTAAGTATGTCAAGGCGATGTGTTTTGACACTACGGCTGTTAATACAG GAATTCACAACGGTACATGTAAGGAAATTGAAAGGATTTTGGGAAGAGAGTTGATCTGGTTATCATGTCGTCATCACATTTTTGAGATCGTATTAAGGGGCGCATTTGAAGTATTTTGGCCTGTGTCATCTGGGCCAAATGTACAGATGTTTGgaaggtttaaaaaattttgggatGATATAGATATAACTAATTATAAATCTGGTGTTGAAGATGCTGTTGTTGCTGATATCATTTCGAATAAAAAAGATGAAATCTCTAGTTTTATTACGAAATCTTTACAGGTATGA